Below is a window of Streptomyces sp. WMMB303 DNA.
GTGCTGCCCGGGGACGGAACCGGGACGATAAGGGGAAGGGAAGACCGCTGTCATGCCCGCAGATCTCGCCGTGCTGGGACTCGCCCATTCGGGGCTGCCGCTCGCCCAGGCAGCGACAGCGAACGGAATCAGCACCATCGGGTACGACCCCGACCGCGGTGTCGTCGCCGATATCGGCGCGGGCCGGCCACCGGGAGACGCGCCGCTCGCCGCCGCCGAGGTACGGCGGATGCTCGCCAAAGGCTTCGGCGCCAGCAGCGACCCGGCCGTCCTCGGACAGGTGCGCACCGCCGTCATCTGCGCGGCCACCGCACTCGGCCCCAACCGGGCACCCGACCTGAGCGCCGTCCGCACCGCCGCCCGCACCCTGGCCGCCCGGCTGCGCCCGCGCACCCTCGTCGTCGTCGAGTCCAGCGTCCACCCCGGCTGCACGGAGGACGTCGTACGGCCGCTGCTGGAAGAGGGGTCCGGGCTGCGGGCCGGGCGCGACTTCCACCTCGCCTGCTCACCCTCCCGGGTCGACCCCGGCAACCGCACCCACGACTACACCGCCATCCCCAAAGTCATCGGCGGCCTCACCCCCGCCTGCACCGAAGCCGCCGCCGCGTTCTACGGGCGGCTCACCAAGGTCGTCCGTGCCCGGGGGCCGCGCGAGGCCGAGACCGCCAAGCTCCTGGAGACCAACTACCGGCACATCAACATCGCCCTCATGAACGAGATGGCCGTCTTCTGCCACGACCTCGGCATCGACCTGTGGGACGTGGTGCGGTGCGCGGAGACCAAGCCCTTCGGCTTCCAGTCCTTCCGGCCCGGCCCCGGCGTCGGCGGCCCCAGCGTGCCCATCGACCCCAACTACCTCTCCTACCACAGCCGTTCGCTGGGCTACCCGCTGCGCATGGTGGAACTCGCCCAGGAAGTCAACGAACGCATGCCCCGCTACGTCGCCCAACGCGCCGCCGTACTGCTGAACGAACACGGCAAATCCGCCCGCGGCGCACGCATCCTGCTGCTCGGCGTGACCTACAAACCCGACCTCGCCAGCCAGGAGGGCGCCCCAGCCCGCGAAGTCGCCGGCCGCCTCAAAGAACTCGGCGCCCAACTCAGCTACCACGACCCCTACGTGCCGCAGTGGCGCGTCGCGGGCCGGCCCGTACCCCGCGCCGACGCACTGTACGAGGCCGCCGCGGACGCGGACCTCACCCTGCTGTTGCAGCATCATCGCCGCTACGACCTGCAGGGGCTCGCCGCGAAAGCGCAACTCCTCCTCGACACCCGCGGAGCGAGCCCCACCGGTGCGGCACACCGCCTCTGACCCCGCTGCCGGGGCCCGTTCCGGCCCGTGCGTCCCGCGATGCACCAGGAGAAAGGCGGACCACGTCACCCGACCGGGCTCCGCCGTGCACCACCGCACCGCCCCCTGGCACCTCCCGCACATCCACCCCCGTGCCGCCCGGAGGTACGGATTCTCGATCTCCGCTGACACCGTGCCGGAGACCGGGTACCGTCCCTGATCACTCATCTGTTCGACCGCGCACGCACCCTCGTCCGCGAGCAAGGGCCGGTGCCCACAACGAGGTACGGGAGCCGCCAGGTGGACGCCCTCCACGACATACGCCCCAGGCTGCGGGCGGACGCACTGTTCACGGCGACCGACCATGGAGTGCTCCTCCAGTACCCCGAAGGCCAGTTCGTCCTCAGGGGGCGTACCGCCTACGCGTGGATGTGCCGCCTGACGCCGCATCTGACCGGGGCGAACACGGTCGCCGAGCTCTGCGAAGGGCTGCCCGGGGAACACGCCGACGCCGTCGTCGGAATCGTGCGGACGCTGCTGCAACGCGGCGTCGTGCACGATCTGCGCCCCCCGGAGCCGACCGCGGGTGCCGGAGGCGGGCCACCGGCCGAGGCGATCGCGGCCCGCTTCGCCGACCAGCTCGCCTACCTCGACCATCAACTCCGCGGCTCCGCGACCGCGGCCTTCACCCGCTTCCGCGACACCCGGGTTCTGATCGCGGGCCGGGGCGAGGCCGCCGAGAGCTGCGCCGCGACCCTGCTGCGCAACGGGCTGCGCACCGTCACACTCACCGGTGGCCCCGAACTCTCGGCGCGGCTCCGACCGGAACTCGAAGAACTGCACGCCGCCGGCTGCGACGCCGAGGTGCTGCCGCGTCGGGACCAGGACGACAGCGGCGGGCCGGACCACGCCGACCGGGATGCGGACGTGGTCGTGGCGTGCGGGACGGGTCCCGGAGAACTGTTCGAACGCAACCGCGCGGCGCTCGATGGCGGCCCCGCGCTGCTGCCGCTGACCGTGCTGGACGGCACGGCGGTGATCGGACCGCTGGTGCCCGGCCCGGGGCACGGCGAGGGGGCGGCCGACCGGGAGCGCGCCGCGGGCTGCTGGCAGTGCGCCGTGCTGCGGCTCGCGGGCGGCCTGGAGCCGGCAGCCGCCGCGGCTTTCCTGCGGGCCATCTGCACGGGACGTCCGGCCGCCGGGCCCGACACGCAGCTCGCACGGATGCTCGGTACGACGCTCGCGTTCGACGTCTTCCGGCACCGCACAGGAGCCCTGCCCGCGGAGAGCGCGGGCTCCCTCCTCCTCCAGGACAGCGCGACCCTGGAGACCTCCCGGCAGACGCTGCTCGCCCACCCCGACTGCGAGGCGTGCGGCGAGCCGCCGGCCGCCCGCAGCGGAAGCAGCCCGTCCGCCGAACCGTGCCCACCCGGCGGCTCCGGCCACGAACAGGAAGGAGCCCAAGGACGGGAGAAGGTGCTGTTCGGTACGTACGCGGGAGTGTTCCGGCGCTACGCCGACGACGCTCTCCCGCAGTCCCCGCTGCGCTCCGCCGCCGTGGAGGTCGCCGCGCCCGGCCCGTCCGCGCTCCCGGCACGGACCGTCACCGCCTTCGCTCTCGGCACCCAGACCGACGCACGGACGGCGGCCCGCACCTCCGCCGCGCTCGTGTACGAGTCGCTGCTGCACGCACACGGCATGCCGCGCAGCGCCGCGCCGCACCTCGCGGACTCCTCCTGCCTGCGCGTGCCCGCCCACGAACTGAGTACCTGGAGCGGCATGGCAGCCCCGGACGGGCCGGACGGCGGCGACGGTCAGACGCCGTGGTTGCGCGCGTGGCGGTGGAATCCCACCGCGCGGCAGACACCTGCCGCGGCCGGGCCGACCGTCGCCGTCCCGGCCGCAGCGGTGCACCCCGGCGGTGCCCTCAATCGCGACCGCCGCTTCGAACCAGGCGGCGCCGGTGCGGGCGCGGGCTCCACCCTCGAGGCCGCCGCGCGGGCCGGACTGCTCTCGGCCCTGGCCTTCGAGGGCGTCGTCGCGGCGCTGCGTGGAAGCGCCGCCGCGCGCATACTGCCGGTCGACGCGGCGGCCGACGGCGACGCGGGCTTCCTGCTCCGTTCGCTCGGCCACCTCGACCAGCCGGTGACGCTCCTGGAGTTCCCGGGCGCGGCCCCCGCGTACGCCGTTGCCGCGCTCGCCACCGGCCAGGCCCCCGCCGCCGGCCCGCCGCCCGCCGGCCCCGCCCCGGCGCAAGGCCCCCGCACCACAGCGCCGCCCGGCCACGGCACTGCCCAGCCAGCGCACCACCGCACCGCCCAGGCGCTGGGCCACGGCACCACCCGAGCCGAGGCCGTCGTACACGCCCTGCGCGATCTGCTCGGCACGCTTCAACTGGCCCACGACGGACAGGAGACGGACCTCGGCACCCCCTTGATGCCCGGGTTCGACGCCGATGCCCTGCGAGACGACGCGGAGGCCCT
It encodes the following:
- a CDS encoding nucleotide sugar dehydrogenase, whose amino-acid sequence is MPADLAVLGLAHSGLPLAQAATANGISTIGYDPDRGVVADIGAGRPPGDAPLAAAEVRRMLAKGFGASSDPAVLGQVRTAVICAATALGPNRAPDLSAVRTAARTLAARLRPRTLVVVESSVHPGCTEDVVRPLLEEGSGLRAGRDFHLACSPSRVDPGNRTHDYTAIPKVIGGLTPACTEAAAAFYGRLTKVVRARGPREAETAKLLETNYRHINIALMNEMAVFCHDLGIDLWDVVRCAETKPFGFQSFRPGPGVGGPSVPIDPNYLSYHSRSLGYPLRMVELAQEVNERMPRYVAQRAAVLLNEHGKSARGARILLLGVTYKPDLASQEGAPAREVAGRLKELGAQLSYHDPYVPQWRVAGRPVPRADALYEAAADADLTLLLQHHRRYDLQGLAAKAQLLLDTRGASPTGAAHRL